The following proteins come from a genomic window of Pseudomonas sp. Z8(2022):
- the tssH gene encoding type VI secretion system ATPase TssH yields MINVDLQQLVQALDAASKRDLEMAAERCVVRGGNKILVEDLLLGLLERTEGLLARALQDAEIDAGELAQALQPRGEHSESRNPVFSAELVQWLQDALLVANLELGASQIDQAALILALLRNPMRYAGSRYQALLGKLNAERLRDFALSQQPQSAGGKPAAGGESNLARFTHNFTQQARDGKLDPVLCRDGAIRQMIDILARRRKNNPIVVGEAGVGKTAIVEGLALRIATGEVPQVLKGVELLCLDLGLLQAGASVKGEFERRLQGVIDEVKASPKPIILFIDEAHTLIGAGGQAGSGDAANLLKPALARGELRTIAATTWSEYKKYFEKDPALARRFQPVQLHEPTVDEAVTILRGLAPVYEKSHGIYLRDDAVVAAAELSARYLAGRQLPDKAVDVLDTACARVRISLAAAPEALERLRGEIAEGERQGEAMRRDLDAGLNIDHEALDVLESRLVAARAELEQVETRWAVQRELAERLLEQRKECAAARLGSDEDSSDEPRPTLEELEAELRAIQAELAAAQAGERLVSFEVCPRLVAEVISHWTGVPLSQLAREHNTKVITFADDLRQRVRGQEQAIQALDKAMRATAAGLNRPDAPVGVFLLVGPSGVGKTETALALADLLYGGERFLTVINMSEFQEKHTVSRLIGAPPGYVGYGEGGMLTEAVRQKPYSVILLDEVEKADPDVMNVFYQIFDKGVANDGEGREINFRNTLILMTSNLASERIASLCAGGQRPAAEDLELAIRPQLSQHFKPALLGRMRVVPYYPMDGDLLRQLVGLKLARFGERLGRRQLAFSHCDGLVEHLAERCTHGESGARLIDHLIDQHLQPLVVDRLLDAMAAGESLQRVHATLDADSAVTCEFA; encoded by the coding sequence ATGATCAACGTCGACCTGCAACAACTGGTTCAAGCCCTGGATGCCGCGAGCAAGCGCGACCTGGAAATGGCCGCCGAACGCTGCGTGGTGCGCGGCGGCAACAAGATCCTCGTCGAAGACCTGCTGCTGGGTCTGCTGGAGCGTACGGAAGGCCTGCTGGCGCGTGCCCTGCAGGACGCCGAGATCGATGCCGGCGAACTGGCCCAGGCACTGCAGCCACGTGGCGAGCACAGCGAATCGCGCAACCCGGTGTTTTCCGCCGAGCTGGTGCAGTGGCTGCAGGACGCGCTGCTGGTGGCCAACCTGGAACTGGGTGCCAGCCAGATCGATCAGGCTGCGCTGATCCTCGCCCTGCTGCGCAACCCCATGCGCTACGCCGGTAGCCGCTATCAGGCGCTGCTGGGCAAGCTCAACGCCGAGCGCCTGCGCGACTTCGCTCTCAGCCAGCAGCCGCAGAGCGCGGGCGGCAAGCCGGCGGCCGGTGGTGAATCGAACCTGGCGCGCTTTACCCACAACTTCACCCAGCAGGCCCGTGACGGCAAGCTCGACCCGGTGCTGTGCCGCGACGGCGCGATCCGCCAGATGATCGATATCCTCGCCCGCCGCCGCAAGAACAACCCCATCGTGGTTGGCGAGGCTGGTGTCGGCAAGACCGCCATCGTCGAGGGCCTGGCCCTGCGCATCGCCACCGGCGAGGTACCGCAGGTGCTCAAGGGCGTCGAACTGCTGTGCCTGGATCTCGGCCTGCTGCAGGCCGGTGCCAGCGTCAAGGGCGAGTTCGAGCGCCGCCTGCAGGGCGTGATCGACGAAGTGAAGGCCTCGCCCAAGCCGATCATCCTGTTCATCGACGAAGCCCACACCCTGATCGGTGCCGGTGGCCAGGCCGGCAGCGGCGACGCCGCCAACCTGCTCAAGCCGGCTCTGGCCCGTGGTGAGCTGCGCACCATTGCCGCCACCACCTGGAGCGAATACAAGAAGTACTTCGAGAAGGACCCGGCCCTGGCCCGCCGCTTCCAGCCGGTGCAACTGCACGAGCCTACCGTCGATGAGGCGGTGACCATCCTGCGTGGTCTGGCACCGGTGTACGAGAAGAGCCACGGCATCTACCTGCGTGACGACGCCGTGGTCGCCGCCGCCGAGCTGTCGGCGCGCTACCTGGCCGGGCGCCAGCTGCCGGACAAGGCGGTGGACGTGCTCGACACCGCCTGCGCCCGCGTGCGCATCAGCCTGGCTGCCGCGCCCGAAGCGCTGGAGCGCCTGCGCGGCGAAATCGCCGAGGGCGAGCGTCAGGGCGAAGCCATGCGTCGCGACCTGGACGCCGGTCTGAATATCGACCACGAAGCGCTGGATGTGCTGGAAAGCCGCCTGGTCGCTGCCCGTGCCGAGCTGGAGCAGGTGGAAACCCGCTGGGCGGTGCAGCGCGAACTGGCCGAACGCCTGCTGGAGCAGCGCAAGGAATGCGCCGCCGCGCGTCTGGGCAGCGATGAAGACAGCAGCGACGAACCACGCCCGACCCTGGAGGAACTGGAAGCCGAATTGCGTGCCATCCAGGCCGAGCTGGCTGCGGCTCAGGCCGGCGAGCGCCTGGTCAGCTTCGAGGTCTGTCCGCGCCTGGTGGCCGAGGTGATCAGCCACTGGACGGGCGTGCCGCTGAGCCAGCTGGCGCGTGAGCACAACACCAAGGTCATTACCTTCGCCGACGACCTGCGCCAGCGCGTCCGCGGTCAGGAGCAGGCGATCCAGGCGCTGGACAAGGCCATGCGCGCCACCGCCGCCGGCCTCAACAGGCCCGATGCGCCGGTCGGCGTGTTCCTTCTGGTCGGCCCCAGCGGTGTTGGCAAGACCGAGACTGCCCTGGCTCTGGCCGACCTGCTGTATGGCGGCGAGCGCTTCCTCACCGTGATCAACATGTCCGAATTCCAGGAGAAGCACACCGTCTCCCGTCTGATCGGTGCGCCGCCCGGCTATGTCGGCTACGGCGAGGGCGGCATGCTCACCGAGGCGGTGCGGCAGAAGCCCTACTCGGTGATTCTCCTTGACGAAGTGGAGAAGGCCGATCCGGACGTGATGAACGTCTTCTACCAGATCTTCGACAAGGGCGTGGCCAACGACGGCGAAGGGCGCGAGATCAACTTCCGCAACACCCTGATCCTGATGACCAGCAACCTGGCCAGCGAACGCATCGCCAGCCTCTGCGCGGGTGGCCAGCGACCGGCCGCCGAGGATCTGGAGCTGGCCATCCGTCCGCAGCTGTCGCAGCACTTCAAACCGGCGCTGCTTGGGCGCATGCGCGTGGTGCCCTACTACCCCATGGACGGCGATCTGCTGCGCCAGCTGGTCGGCCTCAAGCTGGCCCGCTTCGGCGAGCGCCTGGGGCGTCGCCAGCTCGCCTTCAGCCACTGCGACGGTCTGGTCGAGCATCTGGCCGAGCGCTGCACCCATGGTGAAAGCGGTGCGCGGCTGATCGATCATCTGATCGACCAGCACCTGCAGCCGCTGGTGGTCGATCGCCTGCTCGATGCCATGGCCGCCGGCGAAAGCCTGCAGCGCGTGCATGCCACGCTGGACGCCGATTCGGCAGTGACCTGCGAGTTTGCCTGA
- a CDS encoding sigma 54-interacting transcriptional regulator, protein MFAEVPQPLRYAEALLGRYAELAGAASAERLLADLVRAAAELADCALGQLYLLDHTNTRLTLSAEWLDGLLQPREAASLPSDYDGEQLLQYCLCQNQVLCIDELDRGLHSIACLPEDKGSWRSLLCLPLHDGAGHTRGLLLVASHERRTLQGFSASFTQLGGFALAQLQLLQRLRAPAAEGEGEAEAVASAPGTPCASGYGLLGQSQAMRRVYQLIGKVLHSPVSVLLTGETGTGKELVARAIHDCGARRSKAFIVQNCAALPENLLESELFGYRKGAFTGADRDKPGLFDAADGGTLFLDEIGDMPLTLQAKLLRVLQEGEVRPLGSSETHKVDVRIVAATHQELRKRVEEGRFREDLFYRLSHFPIELPALRERDEDILLLARHFASTASGLLQRDACRWSDAALEHLAGYAFPGNVRELKGLVERAVLLCEGGELLPEHFNLEQTQSEGSAPLSLRERMDRLERNLLLDCLRKNRGNQTNAANELGLPRRTLLYRMQRLKISPSEV, encoded by the coding sequence ATGTTCGCCGAAGTCCCGCAACCGCTGCGCTACGCTGAAGCCCTGCTCGGCCGTTACGCCGAACTGGCAGGCGCTGCCAGCGCCGAGCGCCTGCTTGCCGATCTGGTGCGTGCAGCTGCCGAACTGGCCGACTGCGCGCTGGGCCAGCTGTACCTGCTGGACCACACCAATACTCGCCTGACCCTGTCCGCCGAATGGCTCGACGGCCTGCTGCAGCCGCGCGAGGCTGCCAGCCTGCCGAGCGACTACGACGGCGAACAGCTGCTGCAGTACTGCCTGTGCCAGAACCAGGTGTTGTGCATCGACGAGCTAGACCGTGGCCTGCACAGCATTGCCTGCCTGCCGGAAGACAAGGGCTCCTGGCGCAGCCTGCTGTGCCTGCCACTGCATGACGGCGCCGGTCATACCCGCGGCCTGCTGCTGGTGGCCAGCCACGAGCGTCGTACCCTGCAGGGTTTCAGCGCTTCCTTCACTCAGCTCGGTGGTTTTGCCCTGGCCCAGCTGCAACTCCTGCAGCGCCTGCGCGCCCCGGCCGCCGAGGGCGAAGGTGAGGCCGAAGCGGTTGCATCCGCACCCGGTACGCCCTGCGCCAGCGGTTACGGCCTGCTGGGTCAGAGCCAGGCCATGCGCCGCGTCTACCAGTTGATCGGCAAGGTGCTGCACAGCCCGGTCAGCGTGCTGCTGACCGGTGAGACCGGTACCGGCAAGGAACTGGTAGCCCGTGCCATTCACGATTGTGGCGCACGGCGCAGCAAGGCATTCATCGTGCAGAACTGCGCGGCGCTGCCGGAGAACCTGCTGGAGAGCGAACTGTTCGGCTACCGCAAGGGCGCCTTCACCGGAGCCGACCGCGACAAGCCCGGCCTGTTCGATGCGGCCGATGGCGGCACGCTGTTCCTCGACGAGATCGGCGACATGCCGCTGACGCTGCAGGCCAAGCTGCTGCGCGTGCTGCAGGAAGGCGAAGTGCGCCCGCTGGGCAGCAGCGAGACGCACAAGGTCGACGTGCGCATCGTCGCTGCGACTCATCAGGAGCTGCGCAAGCGTGTCGAGGAAGGGCGTTTCCGCGAGGACCTGTTCTATCGCCTGTCGCACTTCCCCATCGAACTGCCGGCCCTGCGCGAGCGCGATGAGGACATCCTGCTGCTCGCCCGCCACTTCGCCAGCACTGCCAGCGGCCTGCTGCAGCGTGACGCCTGCCGCTGGAGCGACGCCGCGCTGGAGCATCTGGCCGGCTACGCCTTCCCCGGCAACGTCCGTGAGCTCAAGGGCCTGGTCGAGCGCGCCGTGCTGCTCTGCGAGGGCGGCGAACTGCTGCCCGAGCACTTCAACCTGGAGCAGACGCAGAGCGAGGGCAGCGCACCGCTGAGCCTGCGTGAGCGCATGGATCGCCTCGAACGCAACCTGCTGCTCGACTGCCTGCGCAAGAACCGCGGCAATCAGACCAATGCCGCCAACGAGCTGGGCCTGCCCCGGCGCACCCTGCTGTACCGCATGCAACGGCTGAAGATCAGTCCGAGCGAGGTTTGA
- a CDS encoding type VI secretion protein, translated as MLQRYRTAALLALAIALAGCTGNYKFSDDQYRPLGDPQAEKRGH; from the coding sequence ATGCTGCAACGCTACCGGACCGCCGCCCTGCTGGCGCTGGCCATCGCCCTGGCCGGTTGCACGGGCAACTACAAGTTCAGCGACGACCAATACCGCCCGCTGGGCGACCCGCAAGCCGAAAAACGCGGCCACTGA
- the tagH gene encoding type VI secretion system-associated FHA domain protein TagH, which translates to MELVFDVVSAQQFVPGLLTTKTFKQAGGVIGRSEDCDWVIPDRKRVLSSRHAEVSYRDGAFYLTDTSSNGIQLKDSGASLAKGSPQRIEHGSVYCLGDFEIRARLVRDPAMFEGDIGLPQAAGSIIPDDAFLDLDPLTALDQQERVYAEVDDLTAVLRPSTAQAQQRDYAQIDEENLLVPELVVPPPAPQPKAAPEPERLPPTFWEKFSDALGVRLDDLDDDAREALALNAARLLRQSVGSLQQALRTRSELKNELRLALTTVQSTGNNPLKHGMDTSETLTALLRGGKAGQLPAEQAISRSFRDLQAHQVALLAASRAAVQSVFEQFSPEQLTMRFERSGRKPLLSTDGGRWRAYRRLHASLEENDDWSDRLFARDFASAYEEQVRLIATLNTDLQG; encoded by the coding sequence ATGGAACTGGTATTCGATGTGGTCAGCGCGCAGCAGTTCGTGCCAGGTCTGTTGACCACCAAGACCTTCAAGCAGGCCGGCGGCGTGATCGGCCGGTCCGAGGATTGCGACTGGGTGATCCCTGATCGCAAGCGCGTACTGTCGAGCCGGCATGCGGAGGTGAGCTATCGCGATGGCGCCTTCTATCTGACCGACACCAGCAGCAACGGCATTCAGCTCAAGGACAGCGGTGCCAGCCTGGCCAAGGGCAGCCCGCAGCGCATCGAGCACGGCAGCGTGTACTGCCTGGGCGACTTCGAGATCCGTGCGCGACTGGTGCGCGACCCGGCCATGTTCGAGGGTGACATCGGCTTGCCACAGGCAGCCGGCAGCATCATCCCCGACGATGCCTTCCTCGACCTCGACCCGCTCACCGCGCTGGATCAGCAGGAGCGTGTGTACGCCGAAGTGGACGATCTGACCGCCGTGCTGCGCCCCAGCACCGCCCAGGCGCAGCAGCGCGACTACGCGCAGATCGACGAGGAGAACCTGCTGGTGCCCGAGCTGGTGGTGCCGCCGCCCGCGCCGCAGCCCAAGGCCGCGCCGGAGCCCGAGCGCCTGCCGCCGACTTTCTGGGAGAAGTTCTCCGATGCCCTCGGCGTGCGCCTCGACGATCTCGACGACGACGCCCGTGAAGCCCTGGCGCTGAATGCGGCCAGGCTGCTCAGGCAGAGCGTGGGCAGCCTGCAGCAGGCCCTGCGTACCCGTAGCGAGCTGAAGAACGAGCTGCGCCTGGCCCTGACCACGGTACAGAGCACCGGCAACAACCCGCTCAAGCACGGCATGGACACCAGCGAGACGCTGACCGCCCTGCTGCGTGGCGGCAAAGCCGGGCAACTGCCCGCCGAGCAGGCCATCAGCCGCAGCTTCCGCGACCTGCAGGCCCACCAGGTGGCGTTGCTCGCTGCCAGCCGCGCCGCAGTTCAGAGCGTGTTCGAGCAGTTCTCTCCGGAGCAGTTGACGATGCGTTTCGAACGCAGCGGTCGCAAGCCGTTGCTGTCGACCGATGGCGGCCGCTGGCGCGCCTATCGCCGCCTGCATGCCTCGCTGGAGGAGAACGACGACTGGAGCGATCGCCTGTTCGCGCGTGATTTCGCCAGTGCCTACGAAGAGCAGGTTCGCCTGATCGCCACCCTCAATACCGACCTCCAAGGATGA
- the tssJ gene encoding type VI secretion system lipoprotein TssJ: protein MPRLLSLALCTVLLTLAGCAALSPYSTMTKLDLSLVGSDQLNPDLNGRPSPIVIRLMELKHPVAFENADFFSLYQRPKEALSPDLVAFEELELRPGETRDLKLSVQDGSRYVGVLAAYRDLPEANWRYVIPVEAVQRNRARLSLNERGIRNFADLQEQDQ, encoded by the coding sequence ATGCCTCGCCTGCTTTCCCTGGCCCTGTGCACCGTGCTGCTGACCCTCGCCGGATGCGCGGCTCTGTCGCCCTACTCGACCATGACCAAGCTGGATCTGAGCCTGGTCGGCAGCGACCAGCTCAACCCGGACCTCAACGGCCGCCCGTCGCCCATCGTCATTCGCCTGATGGAGCTCAAGCACCCGGTAGCCTTTGAGAACGCCGATTTCTTTTCGCTCTACCAGCGCCCCAAGGAAGCCCTGTCGCCCGACCTGGTGGCATTCGAGGAACTGGAGCTGCGCCCGGGCGAAACCCGCGACCTGAAGCTCTCGGTGCAGGACGGCAGCCGTTACGTCGGCGTGCTTGCCGCATACCGCGACCTGCCGGAGGCCAACTGGCGCTATGTGATCCCGGTCGAGGCGGTACAGCGCAACCGCGCCCGCCTGAGCCTGAACGAGCGTGGCATCCGCAACTTCGCTGACCTCCAGGAGCAGGATCAATGA
- the tssK gene encoding type VI secretion system baseplate subunit TssK — MSQHKVVWQEGMLLRPQHFQQNDRYFDQQLKVRTQKLASYAWGFFELEIDRQFLNMGKLVVSKASGVLPDGSLFDLGAEREPLGLDVPPNTGNVPVYLALPLVTGNHIESRRPEQKDVLARYVAFDEEVADSNAGDSSVSQVSTGRQDFRLLLGEQQSDQGYVKIKLCEVLDTTPDGVISLDPEFSPTYVNFQASGYLLSCLKEVISMLAHRGDILAERIRATGKVGGAEVGDFMMLQLINRYEPILRHHLGVEQVHPEQIYRELVGLLGELATFSSETKRPRLEGRYLHSDQGMSFRKLMDAIRQVLSMVLEQHAIELLLQQRQYGIQVSPLHDHKLLGTSSFVLAASAQCDSEELRQRLPAHLKVGPVERIRQLVNLHLPGIKVKPLPVAPRQIPFHSGKTYFALELSSEELAQLERSGGFAFHVSGEFTGLELKFWAIRN, encoded by the coding sequence ATGAGCCAGCATAAAGTCGTCTGGCAGGAAGGCATGCTGCTGCGCCCGCAACATTTCCAGCAGAACGATCGCTACTTCGATCAGCAGCTCAAGGTGCGCACGCAGAAGCTGGCCAGCTACGCCTGGGGTTTCTTCGAGCTGGAGATCGACCGCCAGTTCCTCAACATGGGCAAGCTGGTGGTCAGCAAGGCCAGCGGCGTGCTGCCCGATGGCAGCCTCTTCGACCTCGGTGCCGAGCGTGAACCGCTGGGCCTGGATGTGCCGCCAAACACCGGCAACGTACCGGTGTACCTGGCTCTGCCACTGGTCACCGGCAACCACATCGAGAGCCGTCGCCCGGAGCAGAAGGACGTGCTGGCGCGCTATGTCGCCTTCGACGAGGAAGTTGCCGACTCCAACGCCGGCGACAGCAGCGTCAGCCAGGTGAGCACCGGCCGTCAGGACTTCCGTCTGCTGCTCGGCGAGCAGCAGAGCGATCAGGGCTACGTGAAGATCAAGCTGTGCGAGGTGCTCGACACCACGCCGGACGGGGTGATCAGCCTCGACCCGGAATTCAGCCCGACCTACGTGAACTTCCAGGCTTCCGGTTATCTGCTGTCGTGCCTCAAGGAAGTCATCAGCATGCTCGCCCACCGCGGCGACATCCTTGCCGAGCGTATTCGCGCCACCGGCAAGGTCGGCGGCGCCGAGGTCGGTGACTTCATGATGCTGCAGCTGATCAACCGCTACGAACCGATCCTGCGCCACCACCTGGGTGTCGAGCAGGTGCATCCGGAGCAGATCTACCGCGAGCTGGTCGGCCTGCTCGGCGAGCTGGCCACCTTCTCCAGCGAGACCAAGCGCCCGCGCCTGGAAGGTCGCTACCTGCACAGCGACCAGGGCATGAGCTTCCGCAAACTGATGGACGCCATCCGCCAGGTGCTGTCGATGGTGCTCGAACAGCACGCCATCGAGCTGCTGCTGCAGCAGCGCCAGTACGGTATCCAGGTCTCGCCGCTGCACGACCACAAGCTGCTCGGCACCTCCAGCTTCGTGCTCGCCGCCAGCGCCCAGTGCGACTCCGAGGAACTGCGCCAGCGCCTGCCGGCGCACCTCAAGGTCGGCCCGGTCGAGCGCATCCGCCAGCTGGTCAACCTGCACCTGCCGGGCATCAAGGTCAAACCCTTGCCGGTGGCACCGCGGCAGATCCCCTTCCATTCGGGCAAGACCTACTTCGCCTTGGAGCTCAGCTCCGAGGAGCTGGCGCAACTGGAGCGCTCCGGCGGCTTTGCCTTCCACGTGTCCGGCGAGTTCACCGGGCTTGAGCTGAAATTCTGGGCGATCAGGAACTGA
- the icmH gene encoding type IVB secretion system protein IcmH/DotU yields the protein MTTKEMEYGQDDKTVILNRKGESRAESPLTDFSAPPKFEQLEERMIFAARLRPAESFNISLNPLVAAASDLLSEVVRLKHSFESEDLDALNQRLSREIKLFEHRALHEGAESSQVMAARYVLCTVVDEAVVTTPWGNESQWSQMSLLSSFHNETFGGEKFFQLLERLSRNPVKHLPMLELMYLCLSLGFEGKYRVLQRGMLELEAVRDSLYRQIRQLRGDVPREISPHWQGLKDTRRRLVRIVPWWLVALFTLMCLVMMYAGFAWVLGEQRDTILKPYQQLDPASGVSMDDVK from the coding sequence ATGACAACCAAGGAAATGGAATACGGCCAGGATGACAAGACGGTCATCCTCAACCGCAAGGGTGAATCGCGCGCAGAAAGCCCGCTGACCGATTTCAGTGCGCCGCCGAAATTCGAGCAGCTCGAAGAACGCATGATCTTCGCCGCGCGCCTGCGTCCGGCGGAGAGCTTCAACATCAGCCTCAATCCGCTGGTGGCGGCCGCCTCCGACCTGCTTTCGGAAGTGGTGCGCCTCAAGCACAGCTTCGAGAGCGAGGATCTGGACGCCCTCAACCAGCGTCTGAGTCGCGAGATCAAGCTGTTCGAACATCGCGCCCTGCATGAGGGCGCCGAGAGCAGCCAGGTGATGGCCGCGCGCTACGTGCTGTGCACTGTGGTCGACGAGGCCGTGGTGACCACGCCCTGGGGCAACGAGAGCCAGTGGTCGCAGATGAGCCTGCTGTCTTCGTTCCACAACGAGACCTTCGGCGGCGAGAAATTCTTCCAGCTGCTCGAGCGTCTGTCGCGCAACCCGGTCAAGCACCTGCCGATGCTGGAGCTGATGTACCTGTGCCTGTCGCTCGGCTTCGAGGGCAAGTACCGCGTGCTGCAGCGCGGCATGCTCGAGCTGGAAGCGGTGCGCGACAGCCTCTACCGGCAGATCCGCCAGTTGCGTGGCGATGTGCCGCGGGAAATCTCGCCGCACTGGCAGGGGTTGAAGGACACCCGCCGGCGTCTGGTGCGCATCGTGCCGTGGTGGCTGGTGGCGCTGTTCACCCTGATGTGCCTGGTGATGATGTACGCCGGCTTCGCCTGGGTGCTCGGCGAGCAGCGCGACACCATCCTCAAGCCGTATCAGCAACTCGACCCGGCCTCGGGTGTCAGCATGGATGACGTGAAATGA